Proteins from one Thermoproteota archaeon genomic window:
- the rpl39e gene encoding 50S ribosomal protein L39e (part of the polypeptide exit tunnel in the 50S ribosomal complex), giving the protein MATHRPLGSKLRYARALKSNRRVPAWVYARTNRKVRARPLRNWRRSRLQL; this is encoded by the coding sequence ATGGCAACTCACAGGCCTCTGGGGAGTAAGCTGAGATATGCTAGGGCCCTTAAGAGTAATAGGAGAGTCCCTGCCTGGGTCTACGCGAGGACTAACAGGAAGGTCAGGGCCAGACCCCTCAGGAACTGGAGGAGGAGCAGGCTCCAACTGTGA
- a CDS encoding 50S ribosomal protein L31e, producing MAEVKEVAFNINMGIIIRAKYPPKKRAARAVKFIRAFVRRHAKIPEEYEIKVRPELNELLWSRGAGNPPGKVRVRVVLDEDEKTAVIWPA from the coding sequence ATGGCTGAGGTGAAGGAAGTGGCCTTCAACATAAATATGGGGATCATCATAAGGGCGAAGTACCCTCCCAAGAAGAGAGCGGCGAGGGCCGTGAAGTTCATCAGGGCCTTCGTCAGGAGGCATGCGAAGATCCCTGAAGAATACGAGATAAAGGTCAGACCGGAGTTGAACGAGCTACTGTGGTCCAGAGGAGCTGGAAATCCACCCGGTAAAGTGAGAGTGCGCGTGGTATTGGACGAGGATGAGAAGACAGCAGTCATATGGCCGGCTTAG
- a CDS encoding translation initiation factor IF-6: protein MVVFRVKVFGSYNLGVYLRAVGPYLLAPPNASQVIGEEVEEIGLKVVEASIYDSRMLGIFLTGNSKSLLVPPIASEGEIRYLMEKLDLEVHVLPSARLTALGNDIAANDYGALVHPLFTDDEVDLISKFLGVKAIRGRIGGVPVVGSLVVANNKGCLISPSADDAELRGASEILGVECLRGTVNDGVGYIRLGLVASDSGALVGYPTTPMEIENLAEALNIEP, encoded by the coding sequence ATGGTGGTTTTTAGGGTAAAGGTATTCGGCAGCTACAATTTAGGGGTCTACTTGAGGGCGGTGGGTCCCTACCTGCTGGCCCCGCCCAACGCCTCGCAGGTGATTGGTGAGGAGGTAGAGGAGATAGGTCTGAAGGTAGTTGAGGCCTCGATTTATGATAGTAGGATGTTGGGCATCTTCTTGACTGGGAACAGCAAGTCTCTGCTGGTCCCTCCCATAGCATCAGAGGGCGAAATCAGATACCTCATGGAGAAGCTGGATCTGGAAGTTCATGTGCTTCCCTCTGCCAGACTGACTGCCTTGGGAAATGATATAGCGGCGAACGATTATGGGGCTTTGGTGCACCCCCTCTTCACGGATGACGAGGTGGATCTCATAAGCAAGTTCCTAGGAGTCAAGGCGATCAGGGGGAGGATAGGCGGTGTCCCCGTGGTCGGCTCTCTCGTGGTGGCCAATAACAAGGGATGTCTGATCTCCCCCTCTGCCGATGATGCCGAGCTGAGGGGCGCCTCCGAGATCTTGGGGGTGGAGTGCCTCAGAGGCACCGTCAATGATGGCGTCGGTTATATCAGGCTGGGGCTAGTGGCCAGCGACTCCGGTGCTCTAGTTGGCTATCCCACCACCCCTATGGAGATAGAGAACTTGGCGGAAGCTCTTAATATAGAACCATGA
- a CDS encoding DNA-binding protein yields MSAEDRALKEIQEKLMAEMAAKQSKEEEVAKELQKIDALVKQLLTNEAWQRLKRVELVKPDLANEVKLYLVQLYTTGRLARRLTDDELKALLAQLSERAKRDFNIRIV; encoded by the coding sequence ATGAGTGCCGAGGATAGAGCGCTTAAGGAGATACAGGAGAAGCTGATGGCCGAGATGGCGGCTAAGCAGAGTAAAGAGGAGGAAGTAGCCAAGGAACTCCAGAAGATAGATGCGCTCGTCAAGCAGCTCCTGACCAACGAGGCTTGGCAGAGGCTCAAGAGGGTGGAGCTAGTTAAACCCGACCTGGCCAATGAGGTAAAGTTATATTTGGTTCAACTTTATACCACCGGTCGGCTAGCTAGGAGACTGACCGACGATGAATTGAAGGCCCTGCTGGCCCAGCTATCGGAGAGGGCCAAGAGGGATTTCAACATAAGGATAGTGTGA